In Oryzihumus leptocrescens, the following are encoded in one genomic region:
- a CDS encoding aldo/keto reductase: MHHRRMGRSGLSVSRLALGTMTWGRETAPDEARDQLAAFLDAGGDLVDTAHGYADGLSEQALGSFLGDLVEREDLAICTKAGISRRSGDRVVDTSRRALMNQLDTSLERLGTHYVDLWLVHTWSPDTPLEETLSALEWAVTSGRARYVGVSNYSGWQSAHAATLMSARSIPLVANEVEYSLLSRRVEDEVAPAAEALGLGLMPWSPLARGVLTGKYRHGIPADSRAASRDYPGFTSRFLGERTAQVVDALVIAARGLEVSPAEVALAWVRDRPGVVAPVVGARTLQQLRTALASESLSLPPELVQALDDVSC; this comes from the coding sequence ATGCACCACAGGAGGATGGGCCGGTCGGGGTTGTCGGTGTCGCGCCTGGCGCTCGGCACGATGACGTGGGGCCGCGAGACGGCCCCGGACGAGGCCCGCGACCAGCTGGCGGCGTTCCTCGACGCCGGCGGAGACCTCGTCGACACCGCCCACGGGTATGCCGATGGGCTCAGTGAGCAGGCCCTGGGCAGCTTCCTGGGCGACCTGGTCGAGCGCGAGGACCTCGCGATCTGCACCAAGGCGGGCATCTCCCGGCGCTCGGGCGACCGGGTCGTGGACACCTCCCGCCGGGCCCTGATGAACCAGCTGGACACCTCACTGGAGCGGCTCGGCACCCACTACGTCGACCTGTGGCTGGTCCACACCTGGAGCCCGGACACCCCGCTCGAGGAGACGCTGTCGGCACTGGAGTGGGCCGTCACCAGCGGTCGCGCCCGCTACGTGGGCGTCTCCAACTACTCCGGGTGGCAGAGCGCCCACGCGGCCACGCTGATGTCTGCGCGCTCGATCCCGTTGGTGGCCAACGAGGTCGAGTACTCCCTGCTGAGCCGCAGGGTCGAGGACGAGGTGGCTCCGGCCGCCGAGGCGCTCGGTCTCGGCCTCATGCCGTGGTCCCCGCTGGCCCGGGGCGTGCTGACCGGCAAGTACCGCCACGGCATACCGGCGGACTCGCGCGCGGCCTCACGCGACTACCCCGGATTCACCAGCCGGTTCCTGGGCGAACGCACCGCACAGGTGGTCGACGCCTTGGTCATCGCGGCGCGCGGGCTGGAGGTGTCCCCGGCCGAGGTGGCCCTGGCGTGGGTGCGGGACCGGCCCGGCGTCGTGGCACCGGTCGTCGGGGCACGCACGCTGCAGCAGCTGCGCACGGCGCTGGCCAGCGAGTCGCTGTCGCTGCCGCCGGAGCTCGTCCAGGCGCTCGACGACGTGTCCTGCTGA
- a CDS encoding DUF5703 family protein has protein sequence MGRVVEYEWRVLSFPRDMSRGDVRRVITEHAEYGHWELSRMRLYFGGARRAWLRRRIIRAQRTA, from the coding sequence ATGGGCAGGGTGGTCGAGTACGAGTGGCGCGTCCTGAGCTTCCCCCGCGACATGTCCCGCGGGGACGTCCGTCGTGTCATCACCGAGCACGCCGAGTACGGCCACTGGGAGCTGTCCCGGATGCGCCTCTACTTCGGCGGCGCGCGGCGGGCGTGGCTGCGCCGTCGCATCATCCGGGCCCAGCGCACCGCCTAG
- a CDS encoding LLM class F420-dependent oxidoreductase, with amino-acid sequence MKLGLNLGYWGAGNDADNIALAKEADRLGYSVAWVAEAYGSDTPTVLAWVGAQTERIDLGAAVMQIPARTPAMTAMTAATLDTLSGGRFRLGLGVSGPQVSEGWHGVRFEAPLGRTREYVDIVRMALRRETVRYDGKHYTLPLPDGPGKALKLTVHPVREQIPVYLAAVGPKNLELAGEIADGWLAIFFSPENAKELLEPLRAGAAKAGKGTEADPLAGYDIVPTVPVVLGDDLEAAAEPLRHYTALYIGGMGSREKNFYNQLAVRMGYEEAAANVQDLYLARQHRDAAAAVPLELIDRTALIGPRDRVRDRLVRYAEAGVSTLTISPFAGSLQERVHVVRTMAELIGETGLAE; translated from the coding sequence ATGAAACTCGGTCTGAACCTTGGCTACTGGGGCGCCGGCAACGACGCGGACAACATCGCACTCGCCAAGGAGGCGGACCGGCTGGGCTACTCGGTGGCCTGGGTGGCCGAGGCCTACGGCTCGGACACGCCCACGGTGCTGGCGTGGGTGGGAGCACAGACCGAGCGGATCGACCTCGGCGCCGCGGTGATGCAGATCCCGGCGCGCACGCCGGCGATGACCGCGATGACGGCCGCGACGCTGGACACCCTCTCCGGTGGCCGGTTCCGGCTCGGCCTGGGTGTGTCCGGCCCCCAGGTGAGCGAGGGGTGGCACGGCGTGCGCTTCGAGGCCCCGCTGGGTCGCACCCGCGAGTACGTCGACATCGTGCGGATGGCCCTGCGGCGCGAGACGGTGCGCTACGACGGCAAGCACTACACGCTGCCGCTGCCGGACGGCCCCGGCAAGGCCCTGAAGCTGACCGTGCACCCGGTCCGTGAGCAGATCCCGGTCTACCTGGCGGCGGTCGGGCCGAAGAACCTCGAGCTGGCCGGCGAGATCGCCGACGGCTGGCTGGCCATCTTCTTCAGCCCGGAGAACGCCAAGGAGCTGCTCGAGCCGCTGCGCGCCGGCGCGGCGAAGGCGGGCAAGGGCACCGAGGCCGACCCGTTGGCCGGCTACGACATCGTGCCCACCGTGCCGGTGGTGCTCGGCGACGACCTCGAGGCGGCCGCGGAGCCGCTGCGGCACTACACGGCGCTGTACATCGGCGGCATGGGCTCGCGGGAGAAGAACTTCTACAACCAGCTCGCCGTGCGGATGGGCTACGAGGAGGCGGCCGCGAATGTGCAGGACCTGTACCTCGCGCGGCAGCACCGGGACGCCGCGGCGGCGGTGCCGCTCGAGCTGATCGACCGGACCGCGTTGATCGGCCCGCGTGACCGGGTCAGGGATCGCCTCGTACGCTACGCCGAGGCCGGCGTGTCGACCCTGACGATCTCGCCGTTCGCCGGCTCCCTCCAGGAGCGGGTGCACGTGGTGCGAACCATGGCCGAGCTCATCGGCGAGACCGGCCTCGCCGAGTAG
- a CDS encoding M20/M25/M40 family metallo-hydrolase, with protein MTSNDARATSVAPEDEVVRICQDLIRIDSTNYGDGSGPGERKAAEYVMGQLTEVGLDPLYVESEPGRASVLVRVAGEDPSRPGLAVHGHLDVVPANAADWQVDPFSAEVRDGCVWGRGAVDMKDMDAMVLANLRHLARTGTKPPRDLVFAFFADEEAGGVKGSHWVVDHHPEVFEGVSEAISEVGGYSVTFPAKGTGEPTRAYLLQTAEKGIAWLRLRAHGRAGHGSVPNGENAVVRLAEAIARIDAHVWPREYIASVRALLDGLSELTGTPYDDRSPEELLVHLGGARGFVQGTLQDTANFTMLDGGYKHNVIPQSATASLDCRFLPGHEDDLMSVIRELAGEHVEVEVVHRDIALDAPFEGALVDRMKQALLAEDPGAAILPYCLSGGTDNKALSRLGITGYGFAPLRLPADLDFAPMFHGIDERVPLDSLRFGTRVLQRLLADC; from the coding sequence ATGACCTCCAACGATGCTCGCGCTACGTCCGTCGCCCCCGAGGACGAGGTCGTGCGGATCTGCCAGGACCTCATCCGCATCGACTCGACCAACTACGGCGACGGCAGCGGGCCGGGGGAGCGCAAGGCCGCCGAGTACGTCATGGGCCAGCTCACCGAGGTGGGTCTGGACCCCCTGTACGTCGAGAGCGAGCCGGGCCGGGCGAGCGTCCTCGTGCGCGTGGCGGGGGAGGACCCGAGCCGTCCCGGCCTGGCGGTCCACGGCCACCTCGACGTGGTCCCGGCCAACGCCGCGGACTGGCAGGTGGACCCCTTCTCGGCCGAGGTGCGCGACGGCTGCGTGTGGGGTCGCGGCGCGGTCGACATGAAGGACATGGACGCGATGGTGCTGGCCAACCTGCGTCACCTCGCCCGGACCGGCACGAAGCCCCCGCGGGACCTGGTGTTCGCCTTCTTCGCCGACGAGGAGGCCGGCGGGGTCAAGGGCAGCCACTGGGTCGTCGACCACCACCCGGAGGTCTTCGAGGGGGTCTCCGAGGCGATCAGCGAGGTCGGCGGCTACAGCGTCACCTTCCCGGCGAAGGGCACCGGCGAGCCGACCCGCGCCTACCTGCTGCAGACCGCGGAGAAGGGCATCGCCTGGCTGCGGCTGCGCGCCCACGGCCGGGCCGGCCACGGCTCGGTGCCCAACGGCGAGAACGCCGTGGTGCGGCTGGCGGAGGCGATCGCCCGCATCGACGCGCACGTCTGGCCGCGGGAGTACATCGCGTCGGTCCGCGCCCTGCTCGACGGCCTCAGCGAGCTCACCGGCACGCCGTATGACGACCGGTCGCCCGAGGAGCTGCTCGTCCACCTCGGCGGGGCCCGGGGCTTCGTCCAGGGCACGCTGCAGGACACGGCGAACTTCACCATGCTCGACGGGGGCTACAAGCACAACGTCATCCCGCAGAGCGCCACGGCCTCGCTGGACTGCCGCTTCCTGCCCGGCCACGAGGATGACCTGATGTCGGTCATCCGCGAGCTCGCCGGTGAGCACGTCGAGGTGGAGGTCGTGCACCGGGACATCGCCCTGGACGCGCCGTTCGAGGGGGCGTTGGTCGACCGGATGAAGCAGGCGCTGCTCGCCGAGGACCCGGGCGCGGCGATCCTGCCGTACTGCCTCTCGGGCGGGACGGACAACAAGGCCCTGAGCCGTCTGGGCATCACCGGATACGGGTTCGCGCCGCTGCGGCTGCCGGCCGACCTCGACTTCGCCCCGATGTTCCACGGCATCGACGAGCGCGTGCCCCTGGACTCGCTGCGCTTCGGGACGCGTGTCCTGCAACGGCTGCTGGCTGACTGCTGA
- a CDS encoding primosomal protein has protein sequence MTADPRAALATFVAALERHLEASASRRGENDPTVVAAYQDLADAFDDYDDALLDAYGEVTPLEIYSGPFDDEDLDEDDDELDDHDDEDGDGGVYLGLDDSDYEETPAR, from the coding sequence ATGACCGCCGATCCGCGCGCCGCCCTTGCCACGTTCGTGGCTGCCCTCGAGCGCCATCTGGAGGCCTCCGCCTCGCGGCGGGGTGAGAATGACCCGACGGTGGTCGCGGCCTACCAGGACCTGGCGGACGCCTTCGACGACTACGACGACGCCCTCCTCGACGCCTACGGCGAGGTGACCCCGCTGGAGATCTACAGCGGGCCCTTCGATGACGAGGACCTCGACGAGGACGACGACGAGCTCGACGACCACGACGACGAGGACGGCGACGGCGGGGTCTACCTCGGCCTGGACGACTCCGACTACGAGGAGACGCCGGCGCGCTGA
- a CDS encoding undecaprenyl-diphosphate phosphatase has product MEHLTYLDSLVLGIVEGLTEFLPVSSTGHLTIAEKMLGLNVDDKAVTAYTAIIQMGAILATFLYFAKDIARLLGAWFGGLRNPRMRDDHDYRLAWAVIVGSLPVGVVGFFAKDLITGALRSLWVVAVALILWSGVMFVAEVRNKELARQGYHRGEGSITMRDGVIIGIVQCFALIPGVSRSGATISAGLLRGIDRVTATRLSFFMAIPALTAAGLFELKDVDPKVVGIGQLLVGIVVSFVVAYASIAWLLRYVSGHRITTFVWYRIFLGAALIVILAAGLLSAT; this is encoded by the coding sequence GTGGAGCACCTGACCTACCTCGACTCACTCGTCCTCGGCATCGTGGAGGGGCTCACCGAGTTCCTCCCGGTGTCCTCGACCGGGCACCTGACCATCGCCGAGAAGATGCTCGGCCTCAACGTGGACGACAAGGCCGTCACGGCCTACACGGCGATCATCCAGATGGGTGCGATCCTGGCGACGTTCCTCTACTTCGCCAAGGACATCGCCCGGCTGCTCGGCGCGTGGTTCGGCGGGCTGCGCAACCCGCGCATGCGCGACGACCACGACTACCGGCTGGCCTGGGCCGTCATCGTCGGCTCGCTGCCGGTGGGCGTCGTGGGCTTCTTCGCGAAGGACCTCATCACCGGTGCGCTGCGCAGCCTGTGGGTCGTCGCCGTGGCCCTGATCCTGTGGAGCGGTGTCATGTTCGTGGCCGAGGTGCGCAACAAGGAGCTCGCGCGCCAGGGCTACCACCGCGGCGAGGGGTCGATCACGATGCGCGACGGCGTCATCATCGGCATCGTGCAGTGCTTCGCCCTCATCCCGGGCGTCTCCCGCTCCGGTGCGACGATCTCGGCGGGCCTGCTGCGCGGCATCGACCGCGTCACGGCCACCCGGCTGTCCTTCTTCATGGCCATCCCGGCGCTGACCGCGGCCGGCCTGTTCGAGCTCAAGGACGTCGACCCCAAGGTGGTCGGCATCGGACAGCTCCTCGTCGGGATCGTCGTCTCGTTCGTCGTGGCCTACGCCTCGATCGCGTGGCTGCTGCGCTACGTCTCGGGCCACCGCATCACGACGTTCGTCTGGTACCGCATCTTCCTCGGCGCCGCGCTGATCGTGATCCTGGCGGCGGGGCTGCTCAGCGCCACTTGA
- a CDS encoding DUF4232 domain-containing protein, whose product MRRPPLALSGAAALLALAGCGTTTTPQAAPPSPSSTTAAQPSSSPTSTMGGSPTSAPGTATPTGVGACTTAQLRLVAGHVEGTAGSFYATFFLRNGGAHPCSLRGYPGFALLSADGAVIQHPATRTGQAYRAVLVRPGQAGAFVVRTVDATIPGTGCDPAWKTATVQVYPPGQRSPLRQPSHLQACNLTVGPVTASGPAG is encoded by the coding sequence ATGCGCAGACCACCGTTGGCCCTCAGCGGAGCCGCCGCCCTGCTCGCCCTGGCGGGCTGCGGCACGACCACGACGCCCCAGGCCGCCCCGCCGTCACCGAGCAGCACGACCGCCGCTCAGCCCTCGTCCTCCCCCACTTCCACGATGGGGGGCTCCCCCACCAGCGCACCGGGCACCGCGACCCCGACGGGCGTGGGCGCCTGCACCACGGCACAGCTGCGGCTGGTCGCCGGCCACGTCGAGGGCACCGCCGGCAGCTTCTACGCCACGTTCTTCCTGCGCAACGGCGGCGCCCACCCGTGCTCGCTGCGGGGCTACCCCGGGTTCGCCCTGCTGTCGGCGGACGGCGCGGTCATCCAGCACCCGGCGACCCGCACCGGCCAGGCGTACCGCGCCGTGCTCGTGCGACCGGGCCAGGCGGGCGCCTTCGTCGTGCGGACGGTCGACGCGACCATCCCCGGCACCGGCTGCGACCCGGCCTGGAAGACGGCCACCGTGCAGGTCTACCCACCCGGACAGCGCAGCCCGCTGCGCCAGCCCAGCCACCTGCAGGCGTGCAACCTGACCGTGGGACCGGTCACCGCCAGCGGGCCCGCCGGCTGA
- the corA gene encoding magnesium/cobalt transporter CorA: MIVDQAVYRDGKRMHCGDLSDELELLRRRGEGFIWIGLKDPTDAEFALVNDELQLHPLAVEDAVKGNQRPKLEVYDGSLFIVLKTLRYVEATSDIETGEVMLFVGDQFVVTVRRGEANPLAGVRSGLEHSPEHLEHGPLAVAYSVIDSIVDNYTVIDTELEEDLDRIERQVFSGSREVHAPSIYNLKREVLEFKRASVPLAEPLRRLAEDEELPGMKDEARPFFRDISDHLLRVNDHAESYDRLLTDVLNAHLAQISVQQNDDMRRISAWVAMAAVPTMIAGIYGMNFDNMPELHYHYGYFIVLGVMAVACLGLYRAFRRSGWL; this comes from the coding sequence GTGATCGTGGACCAGGCCGTCTACCGGGACGGCAAACGCATGCACTGTGGAGACCTCAGCGACGAGCTGGAGCTGCTGCGACGGCGCGGCGAGGGCTTCATCTGGATCGGCCTGAAGGACCCCACCGACGCCGAGTTCGCCCTCGTCAACGACGAGCTGCAGCTGCACCCCCTCGCGGTCGAGGACGCCGTCAAGGGCAACCAGCGCCCCAAGCTCGAGGTCTACGACGGGTCGCTGTTCATCGTGCTGAAGACCCTGCGCTACGTCGAGGCCACCTCCGACATCGAGACCGGCGAGGTCATGCTCTTCGTGGGCGACCAGTTCGTGGTCACCGTCCGTCGCGGCGAGGCCAACCCGCTGGCCGGGGTCCGGTCCGGGCTTGAGCACTCCCCCGAGCACCTCGAGCACGGACCGCTGGCGGTGGCCTACTCGGTGATCGACTCGATCGTCGACAACTACACGGTCATCGACACCGAGCTCGAGGAGGACCTCGACCGGATCGAGCGCCAGGTGTTCTCCGGCTCCCGCGAGGTGCACGCCCCGAGCATCTACAACCTCAAGCGCGAGGTGCTGGAGTTCAAGCGCGCCAGCGTGCCGCTGGCCGAGCCGCTGCGTCGTCTCGCCGAGGACGAGGAGCTGCCCGGGATGAAGGACGAGGCCCGGCCCTTCTTCCGCGACATCTCCGACCACCTGCTGCGGGTCAACGACCACGCGGAGTCCTACGACCGGCTGCTCACCGACGTGCTCAACGCCCACCTGGCCCAGATCTCGGTCCAGCAGAACGACGACATGCGGCGCATCTCGGCCTGGGTCGCCATGGCCGCGGTCCCCACGATGATCGCCGGCATCTACGGGATGAACTTCGACAACATGCCCGAGCTGCACTACCACTACGGCTATTTCATCGTGCTCGGCGTCATGGCCGTGGCCTGCCTCGGCCTGTACCGCGCGTTCCGCCGGTCCGGCTGGCTCTGA